One window of the Archangium primigenium genome contains the following:
- a CDS encoding chemotaxis protein CheB: MDVGASAYRVLLVGEVFRGAARGLFDGAVLAPSGTVCAFSDALESVQRQHPDVVMVDLSSPESLKAIARVMGERPVPVLALHPGLLSDAEAFQALASGAVDVLPRPAEPGLDFWQAVGRKLLLLAEVRVTRPVGQSKPVRPTAEAAPYPLVAIASSLGGPKALSVLLKTLPADFPAPVCICQHISEGFTEGLAQWLGSSSVLRVVEASDGEAMVPGSIYIARSGAHLLVRPRGLLSLEPSPPVRGFRPSCDVLLMSAAESFSTRVLGVILTGMGRDGARGLKEIRERGGRTIAQDKATCAVYGMPKEAVRLGAAEEVLPLDQIGPTLTKWVRTC, from the coding sequence TTGGACGTGGGCGCGTCCGCATACCGCGTGCTGCTCGTGGGCGAAGTGTTCCGTGGCGCAGCACGCGGCCTGTTCGACGGGGCGGTGCTGGCCCCGTCCGGCACCGTCTGCGCGTTCTCCGATGCCCTGGAGAGCGTGCAGCGCCAGCATCCGGACGTGGTCATGGTGGACCTGTCCAGCCCCGAGTCCCTCAAGGCCATCGCGCGGGTGATGGGCGAGCGCCCCGTGCCGGTGCTCGCGCTGCACCCGGGGCTCCTGTCGGACGCCGAGGCCTTCCAGGCGCTGGCCTCGGGGGCGGTGGACGTCCTGCCGCGCCCCGCCGAGCCCGGCCTGGATTTCTGGCAGGCGGTGGGTCGCAAGCTGCTCCTGCTCGCCGAGGTACGGGTGACGCGGCCCGTGGGCCAGTCCAAGCCCGTGCGGCCCACGGCCGAGGCGGCCCCCTATCCCCTGGTGGCCATCGCCTCGTCGCTCGGAGGCCCCAAGGCGCTCTCGGTGCTCCTCAAGACGCTGCCCGCGGACTTCCCCGCGCCCGTGTGCATCTGCCAGCACATCAGCGAGGGGTTCACCGAGGGGCTCGCCCAGTGGCTGGGCTCCAGCTCGGTCCTGCGCGTGGTGGAGGCCTCGGACGGCGAGGCCATGGTCCCCGGGAGCATCTACATCGCCCGCTCCGGGGCGCACCTGCTCGTGCGCCCCCGCGGCCTCCTCTCCCTGGAGCCGAGCCCACCGGTGCGCGGCTTCCGGCCCTCGTGTGATGTTCTGCTCATGTCCGCGGCGGAAAGCTTCTCCACGCGCGTGCTGGGCGTCATCCTCACGGGCATGGGACGGGACGGGGCGCGGGGCCTCAAGGAAATCCGCGAGCGGGGTGGGCGCACCATCGCGCAGGACAAGGCGACGTGCGCCGTGTATGGCATGCCCAAGGAGGCCGTTCGTCTGGGCGCCGCCGAGGAAGTCTTGCCACTCGACCAGATCGGACCAACGCTGACCAAATGGGTGCGGACATGCTGA
- a CDS encoding hybrid sensor histidine kinase/response regulator: MDTEALKRSLLQKFQEVSADRLQKIQLGVLDLEKPTADQAADEVARELHTMKGEARMLGLAAIGQIAHAAEDLLRAERDGKAATEVATDLLLRACDTISDLLEDHSGAQGGTPASQEMCEALSAASGHAVPPIGGVKGASYTALPAIRPAAPPAEPVPHAPNVLEVTAESVEPFPAPAAPPPAPLARAAKAEHHEEPHAHKALADRSIRVNVEVLDSLGLLAGDLLVESARGRLRASQIESLLQRFSRLGDRFLKLAERLDVPNVMRNDLEHIEGDLHMLRDDAFRFVRTNGDGIETLHSSLAMMADHVAEARLVPLSTVFDAFPRAVRDLSRAQGKEVDLVIENADLGVDRSMLNDVRDALVHLLRNGVDHGLETPDERRMLGKPNAGRLRIRVRVDGDMLSIEVDDDGRGMDPQRLREVAVRKRLLTDHQAAALSEREAIELVFRPGFSTREEVTDISGRGVGMDVVKKKVESLGGSVGIVSRLGRGSTFTLRLPQSLALMKVLLVRLGDDVYGIPAADVVAVMRVKPDDRMEVFGTLAVKHRGKPIALVGLGPLLGVNGGNRFDKPPAVVVRHGDDHAALVVDGFVDEREVAVKPCGGEFLKGAAFIAGTAALEDGRIAVLLHVPDIMTEVRRMARPVTQGTSIKRLKVLLVDDSPIARATESALVKALGHSVDEAQDGEEGYLRAQSQPYDLILTDVQMPRLDGFSFTRRLKSTAGLARTPVIVLSSLASPEDRRRGAEAGADAYLVKGELGVESLAQTIDRLT, translated from the coding sequence ATGGATACCGAAGCCCTCAAGAGATCCCTCCTGCAGAAGTTCCAGGAGGTCAGCGCCGACCGTCTGCAAAAGATCCAGCTGGGTGTTCTCGACCTCGAGAAGCCCACGGCGGATCAAGCGGCGGACGAGGTCGCGCGCGAACTGCATACGATGAAAGGCGAGGCCCGCATGCTGGGCCTGGCCGCCATCGGTCAAATCGCCCACGCGGCCGAGGACCTGCTGCGCGCCGAGCGGGACGGCAAGGCGGCCACCGAGGTGGCGACCGACCTGCTGCTGCGCGCGTGCGACACCATCTCGGACCTCTTGGAGGATCACTCCGGGGCCCAGGGAGGCACGCCCGCCTCCCAGGAGATGTGCGAGGCCCTGTCCGCCGCCTCCGGTCACGCGGTGCCGCCCATTGGCGGCGTCAAGGGGGCGTCCTACACGGCGCTGCCCGCGATCCGTCCGGCCGCGCCCCCCGCGGAGCCCGTGCCGCACGCGCCCAACGTGCTCGAGGTCACCGCCGAGTCCGTGGAGCCCTTCCCGGCGCCCGCCGCGCCGCCCCCGGCCCCCCTCGCTCGCGCCGCCAAGGCCGAGCACCACGAGGAGCCGCACGCGCACAAGGCCCTGGCCGACCGCAGCATCCGCGTGAACGTCGAGGTGCTCGACTCGCTCGGCCTGCTCGCGGGTGACCTGCTCGTGGAGAGCGCCCGGGGCCGTCTGCGCGCCTCGCAGATCGAGTCGCTGCTCCAGCGCTTCTCGCGCCTGGGCGACCGCTTCCTCAAGCTGGCCGAGCGCCTGGACGTGCCCAACGTGATGCGCAACGACCTCGAGCACATCGAGGGCGACCTGCACATGCTGCGCGACGACGCGTTCCGCTTCGTGCGCACCAACGGCGACGGCATCGAGACGCTGCACAGCAGCCTGGCCATGATGGCCGACCACGTGGCCGAGGCGCGGCTGGTGCCCCTGTCCACCGTGTTCGACGCCTTCCCCCGCGCGGTGCGAGACCTGTCGCGCGCCCAGGGCAAGGAAGTGGACCTGGTCATCGAGAACGCCGACCTGGGCGTGGACCGCTCCATGCTCAACGACGTGCGCGACGCGCTCGTGCACCTGCTGCGCAACGGCGTGGACCACGGCCTGGAGACGCCCGACGAGCGGCGCATGCTCGGCAAGCCCAACGCGGGCCGCCTGCGCATCCGCGTGCGGGTCGACGGCGACATGCTCAGCATCGAGGTGGACGACGACGGCCGCGGCATGGATCCGCAGCGGCTGCGCGAGGTGGCGGTGCGCAAGCGCCTGCTCACTGACCACCAGGCCGCCGCCCTGTCCGAGCGCGAGGCCATCGAGCTCGTCTTCCGGCCGGGCTTCTCCACCCGCGAGGAGGTCACCGACATCTCCGGGCGCGGCGTGGGCATGGACGTCGTGAAGAAGAAGGTGGAGTCCCTGGGCGGCTCGGTGGGCATCGTCAGCCGCCTGGGCCGTGGCTCCACCTTCACCCTGCGCCTGCCCCAGTCGCTGGCGCTCATGAAGGTGCTGCTCGTGCGCCTGGGCGACGACGTGTACGGCATCCCCGCCGCGGACGTGGTGGCGGTGATGCGCGTGAAGCCCGATGATCGCATGGAGGTCTTCGGCACCCTGGCGGTCAAGCACCGGGGCAAGCCCATCGCGCTGGTGGGCCTGGGGCCGCTGCTCGGCGTCAACGGCGGCAACCGCTTCGACAAGCCGCCCGCCGTGGTGGTGCGTCATGGCGACGACCATGCCGCGCTGGTGGTGGACGGCTTCGTGGACGAGCGCGAGGTGGCGGTCAAGCCGTGTGGCGGCGAGTTCCTCAAGGGCGCCGCCTTCATCGCGGGCACCGCCGCGCTGGAGGACGGCCGCATCGCCGTGCTCCTGCACGTGCCGGACATCATGACGGAGGTGCGCCGCATGGCGCGGCCCGTCACCCAGGGCACGTCCATCAAGCGCCTCAAGGTGCTCCTGGTGGACGACTCGCCCATCGCCCGCGCCACCGAGTCCGCGCTGGTCAAGGCCCTCGGCCACTCCGTGGACGAGGCCCAGGATGGCGAGGAAGGCTACCTCCGGGCCCAGTCCCAGCCGTATGATCTGATCCTCACGGACGTCCAGATGCCGCGGTTGGATGGCTTCTCGTTCACGCGTCGACTCAAGTCGACGGCGGGTCTTGCCCGCACCCCGGTCATCGTCCTTTCCTCGCTCGCGTCTCCGGAAGACAGGCGGCGCGGGGCCGAGGCGGGAGCGGATGCCTACCTGGTCAAGGGCGAGCTGGGCGTGGAGAGTCTGGCGCAGACCATCGATCGGCTGACCTGA
- a CDS encoding methyl-accepting chemotaxis protein produces the protein MSLVDSKNEVFAAEGAAARAPKKPGTLKPLTDTVIAVLAGNLDARVGKNAVDEESSDLANLFNQLLDRYAVSEHRKQVAAQEIDQAIDALITLVREGDLASWNTTTEDAQLGPLLEGFGKVIETLRTFVREINEAALRLSSSSNQVLAASTQHETSSTEQAAAIHETTATMEELKHASAQIAENAGSVARVAEETLGAARAGRGAIGEFIQAMQQIRSDGVAVADSITKLSKRVERIGTVVEVIDEIADRSDLLALNAALEGSRAGEAGKGFSIVAAEMRRLAENVMESTKEIKNLITEIREATAAAGAAAEASKEATESGEKLGAVAAQAVEGILAGVQETSDAARVINLATQQQRTATEQVVASMAEIEDVTRQTTSASKQATGAAAELNQLAGRLAELIKRFKAD, from the coding sequence ATGTCGCTCGTTGATTCCAAGAACGAAGTGTTCGCCGCCGAGGGCGCGGCCGCCCGCGCTCCGAAGAAGCCCGGCACCCTCAAGCCCCTGACCGACACCGTGATCGCGGTGCTCGCGGGCAACCTCGACGCGCGCGTGGGCAAGAACGCGGTGGACGAGGAGTCCTCGGATCTGGCCAACCTGTTCAACCAGCTGCTCGATCGCTATGCCGTCTCCGAGCACCGCAAGCAGGTCGCGGCCCAGGAGATCGATCAGGCCATCGACGCGCTCATCACCCTGGTGCGCGAGGGCGACCTGGCCTCGTGGAACACCACCACCGAGGACGCCCAGCTCGGGCCGCTGCTCGAGGGCTTCGGCAAGGTGATCGAGACCCTGCGCACCTTCGTGCGGGAGATCAACGAGGCGGCGCTGCGCCTGTCCTCGTCCTCCAACCAGGTGCTCGCCGCGTCCACCCAGCACGAGACGAGCTCCACCGAGCAGGCGGCGGCCATCCACGAGACCACCGCCACCATGGAGGAGCTCAAGCACGCCTCGGCGCAGATCGCCGAGAACGCCGGCAGCGTGGCGCGCGTGGCCGAGGAGACCCTGGGCGCGGCGCGCGCCGGCCGGGGCGCCATCGGCGAGTTCATCCAGGCCATGCAGCAGATCCGCAGCGACGGCGTCGCGGTGGCCGACTCCATCACCAAGCTGTCCAAGCGCGTCGAGCGCATCGGCACGGTGGTCGAGGTGATCGACGAGATCGCCGACCGCTCGGACCTGCTCGCGCTCAACGCGGCGCTCGAGGGCAGCCGCGCGGGTGAGGCGGGCAAGGGCTTCTCCATCGTGGCGGCCGAGATGCGGCGCCTGGCGGAGAACGTCATGGAGTCCACCAAGGAGATCAAGAACCTCATCACCGAGATCCGCGAGGCCACGGCCGCCGCGGGCGCCGCGGCGGAGGCCTCCAAGGAGGCCACCGAGTCCGGTGAGAAGCTCGGCGCGGTGGCGGCCCAGGCCGTCGAGGGCATCCTCGCCGGCGTGCAGGAGACGAGCGACGCGGCGCGGGTCATCAACCTCGCCACCCAGCAGCAGCGCACGGCCACCGAGCAGGTGGTGGCCTCCATGGCGGAGATCGAGGACGTGACGCGCCAGACCACCTCGGCCTCCAAGCAGGCCACGGGTGCCGCCGCCGAGCTCAACCAGCTCGCCGGACGGCTGGCGGAACTCATCAAGCGCTTCAAGGCCGACTGA
- a CDS encoding Frizzy aggregation protein FrzB: protein MIYDDVAPTRDEVDVLFFMVGDVLYGTDASQVLRIERSLPDDLKVPELGALRHGNRALVFDAPEGEGHLKVDAIRGVRPVPIRDLRRLPLVAGAATYTVGVFLDQERPVMLIDLLETLNAQGRH, encoded by the coding sequence ATGATCTACGACGATGTCGCGCCCACGCGCGACGAGGTGGACGTCCTCTTCTTCATGGTGGGGGATGTCCTGTATGGAACGGATGCGTCGCAGGTGTTGCGCATCGAGCGTTCACTCCCCGACGACCTCAAGGTGCCGGAGCTCGGCGCCTTGCGGCATGGCAATCGCGCGCTCGTCTTCGATGCGCCCGAGGGCGAGGGTCATCTCAAGGTGGACGCCATCCGGGGAGTGCGTCCTGTTCCCATCCGGGACTTGAGGCGGTTGCCGCTCGTGGCGGGCGCCGCGACCTATACGGTGGGTGTGTTCCTCGATCAGGAGCGTCCCGTGATGCTCATCGATCTTCTCGAAACCTTGAATGCTCAAGGAAGGCACTGA
- a CDS encoding chemotaxis protein CheW, producing MAPDRAIASQARPEQEFFCFRAGELRLAVPSENVLEVIRTGPMTPLPRTPSFLLGVTGHRGEVIPVMDLLRFLGKGEARVGPRTRLFIGMSGNYRVGVVADAVLGLRRVPVADILPPPLGGDAAAEHLIGVYEVAALQETMALIHFTKLLQSARQRAVVR from the coding sequence ATGGCCCCCGACCGGGCCATCGCGAGTCAGGCCCGACCCGAGCAGGAATTCTTCTGTTTCCGCGCAGGCGAACTCCGCCTCGCGGTTCCCAGTGAGAACGTGCTCGAGGTCATTCGGACAGGGCCGATGACGCCCCTGCCCCGCACTCCTTCCTTCCTCCTGGGCGTCACGGGACATCGCGGCGAGGTCATCCCCGTGATGGATCTGCTGCGCTTTCTCGGCAAGGGCGAGGCTCGGGTGGGGCCGCGTACCCGGCTCTTCATCGGCATGAGCGGCAACTACCGCGTGGGCGTGGTGGCCGACGCGGTGCTCGGCCTGCGCCGCGTCCCCGTGGCCGACATCCTCCCGCCGCCCCTGGGCGGGGACGCCGCCGCCGAGCACCTGATCGGCGTGTACGAGGTCGCCGCCCTCCAGGAAACCATGGCGCTCATCCACTTCACCAAGCTCTTGCAGAGTGCTCGCCAGCGCGCGGTGGTGAGATGA